In Granulicatella elegans, one genomic interval encodes:
- a CDS encoding pneumococcal-type histidine triad protein — protein sequence MKIHKKSLLIGSASLVLLGGCSLFNTQNTSQQTESETTTTEVSKADLAKFEKIAEEVKENKPKTIVGEVFENGYLKKHGDHYHFVYGAPPAYAIYEQKTSATAISSADDGYVFNPNDIVEENEMGYVVRHGDHFHFIYKNNAQQTLATTMASNSVAHQHHDGDKHEHEGEHHDHDQDGYVFDKKDIVSETAEGYIVRHGDHFHFIYKNQVNHENTHHNTVASTIEKVEKVEKELHGLTGGSATSLSKPETKPIAEAPTVQPKEKQFAGIHYRTSDGFLFDGNHTIGTSGENLLVAHNGNMKDIHVIPFEQLVHTKWEYLIPKEHLKAAKARYNGTVTTPKEDHHHDDATKPTEMSELDKKIEEKIAGIMKQYGVKRESIVVNKEKNAIIYPHGDHHHAEPIDEHKPVGIGHSHSNYELFKPEEGVAKKEGNKVYTGEELASVVNLLKNSTFINKDFTLANGQKRVAFSFLSELEKKLGTNMMVKLTTPDGKVIEKLSGKVFGEGVGNIANFELDKPYLPGETFKYTITSKDYPEVNYEGTFTIPSSLAYNMASSTIFYPFHAGDTYLRVKPQYAVPKGTDALIRVFDEFHGNAYLENNYKVGDEIRIPIPKLNQGTTMTAGNKIPVTFMVNAYLENQSSYTVEVPILEKDNQTEKSGVLSQFKGHGTEEISKPLDKGEEATAVNSVQEKIEKFAARYGLGLDSVIFKMDGTIELRLPSGKVVKKNMSDFTGEAPQGNIENKPADSLPEPPKPNEKPVNPENSTDNGMLNPEWNVGVDPMLEPGLEEAPAVNPVQEKISKFAARYGLGLDSVIFKMDGTIELRLPSGEVVTKNMSEFIA from the coding sequence ATGAAAATTCATAAAAAGTCATTACTGATTGGAAGTGCAAGTCTTGTTTTATTAGGAGGATGTTCTCTGTTTAATACTCAAAACACAAGTCAGCAAACAGAATCGGAAACGACAACAACAGAAGTTTCAAAAGCTGATTTAGCAAAATTTGAGAAAATTGCTGAAGAAGTAAAAGAAAACAAACCAAAAACAATTGTGGGAGAAGTATTTGAAAATGGATATTTAAAAAAACATGGAGACCATTACCATTTTGTATACGGGGCACCGCCAGCATATGCTATATATGAACAAAAAACTTCTGCAACAGCAATTAGTTCTGCAGATGATGGATATGTCTTTAATCCAAATGATATTGTAGAAGAAAATGAAATGGGATATGTAGTTCGCCACGGAGATCACTTCCACTTTATTTATAAAAATAATGCCCAACAAACACTTGCAACAACAATGGCTTCAAATTCAGTAGCGCATCAACATCATGACGGAGACAAACATGAGCATGAAGGTGAGCATCATGATCATGACCAAGATGGATATGTATTTGATAAAAAAGATATTGTTAGCGAAACAGCAGAAGGTTATATCGTTCGTCACGGAGACCATTTCCACTTTATTTATAAAAATCAAGTGAATCATGAAAATACACATCATAATACTGTTGCATCAACTATTGAAAAAGTTGAAAAGGTAGAAAAGGAATTACACGGTTTAACAGGAGGAAGTGCAACATCTCTTTCGAAGCCTGAAACAAAACCAATTGCTGAAGCTCCGACTGTACAGCCAAAAGAAAAACAATTTGCTGGAATTCATTATAGAACGAGTGACGGATTTTTATTTGATGGAAATCATACTATTGGTACATCAGGGGAAAACTTATTAGTGGCACATAATGGAAATATGAAAGATATACATGTCATTCCATTTGAACAATTAGTCCATACAAAATGGGAATATTTAATTCCAAAAGAACATTTAAAGGCAGCTAAAGCACGCTATAATGGGACTGTAACGACTCCTAAAGAGGATCATCACCATGATGATGCAACGAAGCCAACAGAAATGAGTGAGTTAGATAAAAAAATCGAAGAAAAAATTGCAGGTATTATGAAGCAATATGGTGTAAAACGTGAAAGTATTGTAGTGAATAAAGAAAAAAATGCCATTATTTATCCGCATGGAGATCACCATCATGCAGAACCAATTGATGAACATAAGCCAGTTGGGATTGGACACTCTCATAGTAATTATGAACTCTTCAAACCAGAAGAAGGAGTTGCTAAAAAAGAAGGGAATAAAGTTTATACAGGTGAAGAATTAGCAAGTGTTGTAAACTTGTTGAAAAATAGCACATTTATCAACAAAGACTTCACATTAGCAAATGGGCAAAAACGTGTAGCCTTCAGTTTCTTATCAGAATTAGAAAAAAAATTAGGGACAAATATGATGGTGAAATTAACAACTCCTGATGGGAAAGTGATTGAGAAACTATCCGGGAAAGTATTTGGTGAAGGCGTAGGAAATATTGCTAATTTTGAATTAGATAAACCATATTTGCCAGGAGAAACATTTAAATACACGATTACTTCAAAAGACTATCCAGAAGTAAATTATGAAGGAACATTTACGATTCCATCTTCATTAGCTTATAATATGGCAAGTAGTACGATTTTCTATCCATTCCATGCGGGGGATACTTATTTAAGAGTGAAACCTCAATATGCAGTGCCTAAAGGGACTGATGCTTTAATCAGAGTTTTTGATGAATTTCATGGAAATGCGTACTTAGAAAATAACTACAAAGTAGGTGATGAAATTCGAATCCCAATTCCAAAGTTAAATCAAGGAACTACGATGACAGCAGGAAATAAAATTCCAGTAACCTTTATGGTAAATGCTTACTTGGAAAATCAATCGTCTTATACTGTAGAAGTTCCAATTTTAGAGAAGGATAATCAAACAGAAAAATCTGGAGTTTTATCACAATTTAAAGGACATGGAACAGAAGAAATTTCTAAGCCTTTAGATAAAGGTGAAGAAGCAACAGCAGTGAATTCAGTACAAGAAAAAATTGAAAAATTTGCTGCAAGATACGGATTAGGATTAGATAGTGTCATTTTCAAAATGGATGGAACGATTGAATTACGTTTACCAAGTGGAAAAGTCGTTAAAAAGAATATGTCTGATTTTACAGGAGAAGCACCTCAAGGAAATATTGAAAATAAACCAGCAGATTCTTTACCAGAGCCTCCAAAACCAAATGAAAAGCCTGTGAACCCAGAAAATTCAACAGATAATGGAATGTTGAATCCAGAATGGAACGTAGGAGTAGATCCTATGCTTGAACCAGGACTAGAAGAAGCGCCAGCAGTAAATCCAGTGCAAGAGAAAATTTCAAAATTTGCTGCAAGATACGGATTAGGATTAGATAGTGTTATCTTTAAAATGGATGGAACTATTGAACTACGTCTACCAAGTGGAGAAGTTGTTACAAAGAATATGTCTGAATTTATAGCATAA
- the rpoC gene encoding DNA-directed RNA polymerase subunit beta', whose translation MIDVNNFESMQIGLASPDKIREWSNGEVTKPETINYRTLKPERDGLYCEKIFGPTKDLECSCGKLKKINNKGKVCDRCGVEVTRSKVRRERMGHIELAAPVSHVWYFKGIPSRMGLVLDMSPRALEEIIYFASYVVIDAGDTTLMKKQLLSEREYREKRMEFGTRFHAAMGAEAVQELLNNVDLEAEIAELKEELKTAQGQKRTRAIRRLDILDAFRESGNKPGWMVMDVIPVIPPDLRPMVQLEGGRFATSDLNDLYRRVINRNNRLKRLLELNAPRIIVQNEKRMLQEAVDALIDNGRRGRPVTGPGNRPLKSLSHMLKGKQGRFRQNLLGKRVDYSGRSVIVVGPNLKMYQCGLPKEMAIELFKPFVMKELVEREIAGNIKSAKRKIERFDDDIWAVLEEVIREHPVLLNRAPTLHRLGIQAFEPTLVEGRAIRLHPLVCEAYNADFDGDQMAVHVPLSQEAQAEARLLMLAAQNILNPKDGKPVVTPSQDMVLGNYYLTLEQEGRVGEGMYFKDMNEAMLAYQNGYVHLHSRIAIHASALPHKPFTEWQKERMLVTTVGKLLFNEIMPDEFPYLNEPSMENLEVATPDKYFLEPGSNIKEEIEKRPIVLPFKKKNLGQIIAEVFKRFHITETSMMLDRMKDLGYKYSTRAGLTVGIADISVAGNKKEILSDAHNQVDEISKLFRRGLITDDERYERVIETWNAAKDEIQSALTKTLGSRNPIFMMSDSGARGNISNFTQLAGMRGLMAAPNGKIMELPVTSNFREGLTVMEMFLSTHGARKGMTDTALKTADSGYLTRRLVDVAQDVIIRETDCGSDRGLTISAIREGNEMIETLEERMIGRYAQRSVKDPVTGEVFVGHNELITEDIARKIIDAGIEEVTIRSAFTCDTKHGVCKHCYGRNLATGSEVEVGEAVGTIAAQSIGEPGTQLTMRTFHTGGVAGDDITQGLPRIQEIFEARNPKGGATITEVTGEVVSIDENAGSRTKEITIKGATDTRTYTVPFTARLNVEEGQTIHRGEPLTSGSIDPKELLRVRDVLSVENYLLREVQKVYRMQGVEIGDKHVEVMVRQMLRKVRVMDPGSTEILPGTLLDIADFTERNRSAIMNGEVPATARPVLLGITKASLETNSFLSAASFQETTRVLTDASIRGKKDHLLGLKENVIIGKIIPAGTGMARYRNMETSTSTPVQTEEFVEATEDLAEGIVAEGTVRETTEA comes from the coding sequence TTGATAGATGTAAATAATTTTGAAAGTATGCAAATTGGTTTAGCGTCTCCTGATAAGATTCGTGAATGGTCAAATGGTGAAGTAACCAAACCAGAAACAATCAACTACCGTACTTTAAAACCAGAACGTGATGGTCTATACTGTGAAAAGATTTTTGGACCAACAAAAGATTTAGAATGTTCATGTGGTAAATTAAAGAAAATTAACAATAAAGGAAAAGTGTGTGATCGCTGTGGCGTTGAAGTAACTCGTTCAAAAGTTCGTCGTGAACGTATGGGACATATCGAATTAGCTGCGCCAGTATCACATGTTTGGTACTTTAAAGGTATTCCTAGCCGTATGGGACTTGTGTTAGACATGAGTCCTCGTGCTTTGGAAGAAATCATTTATTTTGCAAGCTATGTTGTTATCGATGCTGGTGACACAACATTGATGAAAAAACAATTATTAAGTGAACGTGAATACCGTGAAAAACGTATGGAATTCGGAACTCGTTTCCACGCAGCAATGGGTGCTGAAGCAGTTCAAGAATTATTAAACAACGTTGACTTAGAAGCTGAAATTGCAGAATTAAAAGAAGAGTTAAAAACAGCTCAAGGACAAAAACGTACTCGTGCAATTCGTCGTTTAGATATTTTAGATGCTTTCCGTGAATCAGGAAATAAACCAGGTTGGATGGTAATGGATGTTATTCCAGTTATCCCACCAGATTTACGTCCAATGGTTCAATTAGAAGGTGGACGTTTTGCAACAAGTGACTTAAATGATTTATACCGTCGTGTAATCAACCGTAATAATCGTCTAAAACGTTTATTAGAATTAAATGCTCCACGTATCATCGTTCAAAATGAAAAACGTATGTTACAAGAAGCAGTAGATGCTTTAATCGACAATGGTCGTCGTGGTCGTCCAGTAACTGGACCAGGTAACCGTCCGTTGAAATCATTAAGTCATATGCTTAAAGGGAAACAAGGTCGTTTCCGTCAAAACTTACTTGGTAAACGTGTAGACTACTCAGGACGTTCTGTAATCGTAGTAGGACCAAACTTGAAGATGTATCAATGTGGTTTACCAAAAGAAATGGCTATTGAATTATTCAAACCATTCGTCATGAAAGAATTAGTAGAACGTGAAATTGCTGGAAATATTAAGAGTGCAAAACGTAAAATTGAACGTTTTGACGATGATATTTGGGCGGTTTTAGAAGAAGTTATTCGTGAACACCCAGTTCTATTAAATCGAGCACCTACTCTTCACAGATTAGGGATTCAAGCATTCGAACCAACTTTAGTAGAAGGTCGTGCGATTCGTCTTCACCCATTAGTGTGTGAGGCCTACAATGCCGACTTCGATGGAGACCAAATGGCGGTTCACGTGCCACTTTCACAAGAAGCTCAAGCAGAAGCTCGTTTATTAATGTTAGCGGCACAAAATATCTTAAACCCTAAAGATGGAAAACCAGTAGTAACTCCATCTCAAGACATGGTTTTAGGAAACTATTACTTAACATTAGAACAAGAAGGTCGTGTTGGAGAAGGTATGTACTTCAAAGACATGAACGAAGCAATGTTAGCATACCAAAATGGATATGTTCATTTACACAGCCGTATTGCAATTCATGCAAGTGCGCTTCCTCATAAACCATTTACAGAATGGCAAAAAGAACGTATGTTAGTGACTACAGTTGGTAAATTATTATTCAATGAAATTATGCCTGACGAATTCCCTTACTTAAATGAACCATCAATGGAAAACTTAGAAGTAGCTACTCCAGATAAATACTTCTTAGAACCAGGTTCAAATATTAAGGAAGAAATTGAAAAACGTCCAATCGTTTTACCATTCAAGAAGAAAAACTTAGGTCAAATCATTGCGGAAGTCTTCAAACGTTTCCACATTACAGAAACATCAATGATGTTAGACCGTATGAAAGACTTAGGATATAAATATTCAACTCGTGCTGGATTAACAGTAGGGATTGCAGATATTTCTGTTGCAGGAAATAAAAAAGAAATTCTTTCTGATGCGCATAACCAAGTTGATGAAATTTCTAAATTATTCCGCCGTGGTTTGATTACAGATGACGAAAGATATGAACGTGTTATCGAAACATGGAATGCTGCAAAAGATGAAATCCAAAGTGCATTAACGAAAACACTTGGTTCCCGTAACCCAATCTTCATGATGAGTGACTCTGGAGCCCGTGGTAACATCTCTAACTTTACACAGTTAGCGGGGATGCGTGGATTGATGGCAGCTCCAAATGGTAAAATCATGGAATTACCAGTAACATCAAACTTCCGTGAAGGTTTAACGGTTATGGAGATGTTCTTATCAACTCACGGTGCCCGTAAAGGGATGACGGATACAGCCTTGAAGACAGCCGACTCAGGTTACTTAACTCGTCGTTTAGTAGACGTAGCTCAAGACGTAATTATCCGTGAAACAGACTGTGGTTCTGATCGTGGTTTAACAATTTCAGCTATCCGTGAAGGAAATGAAATGATTGAAACATTAGAAGAACGTATGATTGGACGTTATGCACAACGTTCTGTAAAAGATCCAGTAACTGGTGAAGTATTTGTTGGTCACAATGAATTAATTACAGAAGATATTGCTCGTAAAATCATTGATGCAGGTATTGAAGAAGTAACAATTCGTTCTGCATTTACATGTGATACAAAACATGGTGTATGTAAACATTGTTATGGACGTAACTTAGCAACAGGTTCAGAAGTAGAAGTTGGGGAAGCAGTTGGTACAATTGCCGCTCAATCTATCGGGGAACCTGGTACTCAGTTAACAATGCGTACTTTCCATACCGGTGGGGTAGCCGGAGACGATATTACTCAAGGTTTACCTCGTATCCAAGAAATCTTCGAAGCTCGTAACCCTAAAGGGGGAGCAACAATTACAGAAGTAACAGGTGAAGTTGTATCGATTGATGAAAATGCGGGAAGCCGTACGAAAGAGATCACAATCAAAGGGGCAACAGATACACGTACGTATACTGTTCCATTTACAGCTCGCTTAAATGTTGAAGAAGGACAAACAATCCATCGTGGTGAACCGTTAACATCTGGTTCTATCGATCCAAAAGAATTATTACGTGTTCGTGATGTGTTATCAGTAGAAAACTACCTATTACGTGAAGTACAAAAAGTATACCGTATGCAAGGGGTAGAAATCGGCGATAAACACGTTGAGGTAATGGTTCGTCAAATGTTACGTAAAGTTCGTGTAATGGATCCAGGTTCAACTGAAATTTTACCAGGAACATTATTAGATATCGCAGACTTTACTGAACGTAACCGTTCTGCAATTATGAATGGTGAAGTTCCTGCGACTGCACGTCCAGTATTACTTGGTATTACAAAAGCTTCATTAGAAACAAACAGTTTCTTATCTGCAGCTTCATTCCAAGAAACTACTCGTGTGTTAACAGACGCATCTATTCGTGGTAAGAAAGATCACTTACTTGGACTTAAGGAAAATGTTATCATTGGTAAGATTATTCCTGCTGGTACAGGTATGGCTCGTTATCGTAATATGGAAACAAGCACTTCTACACCAGTTCAAACAGAAGAATTCGTTGAAGCTACTGAAGACTTAGCGGAAGGAATTGTTGCTGAAGGAACAGTGAGAGAAACGACAGAAGCTTAA
- the udp gene encoding uridine phosphorylase: MQNYSEEGLQYHLNIRKGDVGKYVILPGDPKRCAKIAEHFEDAKLVADNREYVTYTGYLDGEKVSVTSTGIGGPSASIAVEELVRSGADTFIRVGTCGGIDIDVKGGDIVIATGAIRTEGTTREYAPIEFPAVANYDVVTALLQAGKTLGYTTHAGVVQCKDSFYGQHEPEVMPVSYELQQKWEAWKRLGVKASEMESAALFVVASHLGVRAGSTFLVVGNQERNAAGLENPIVHDTEAAITVAVQALRNLIAQDRQNA, from the coding sequence ATGCAAAATTATTCAGAAGAAGGATTACAATATCATTTAAACATTCGTAAAGGGGATGTAGGTAAATACGTTATTTTACCAGGAGATCCTAAACGTTGTGCGAAAATTGCTGAACATTTTGAAGATGCAAAATTAGTAGCAGACAACCGTGAATATGTAACATATACAGGATACTTAGATGGAGAGAAAGTTAGTGTAACTTCAACAGGGATTGGAGGGCCATCCGCTTCTATCGCTGTTGAAGAATTAGTGAGAAGTGGTGCAGATACTTTCATTCGTGTAGGAACTTGTGGGGGAATTGATATCGATGTGAAAGGTGGCGATATTGTCATTGCTACAGGTGCAATTCGTACGGAAGGAACAACTCGTGAATATGCGCCAATCGAATTCCCAGCAGTTGCAAATTATGATGTCGTAACAGCTTTATTACAAGCAGGAAAAACATTAGGCTATACAACTCACGCAGGTGTTGTACAATGTAAAGATTCATTTTATGGACAACATGAACCAGAAGTAATGCCAGTAAGTTATGAATTACAACAAAAATGGGAAGCTTGGAAACGTCTAGGAGTAAAAGCTTCAGAAATGGAATCAGCAGCTTTATTTGTAGTCGCAAGCCATTTAGGAGTAAGAGCTGGTTCAACATTCCTAGTAGTAGGAAACCAAGAAAGAAATGCTGCAGGGTTAGAAAATCCAATTGTTCATGATACAGAAGCGGCGATTACAGTTGCCGTACAAGCATTACGTAACTTAATTGCACAAGACCGTCAAAACGCATAA
- the deoC gene encoding deoxyribose-phosphate aldolase: MELKEILATVDHTLLTQNATWEEIQQILDDAIEYGTASACIPASYVKQAAEYVKGKLPICTVIGFPNGYSTTSVKVFETKDAIENGASEIDMVINITDVKNKRFDLVEEEIRQIHEACQGRILKVIVEICLLTTEELIELCNVVTRAGAEYIKTSTGFSTGGATFEAVALMKEHVGPSVKIKAAGGISSLEDAEKFISLGASRLGTSRIVKIIKNQAVEENSY; this comes from the coding sequence ATGGAATTGAAAGAAATTTTAGCAACTGTCGATCATACCTTATTAACTCAAAATGCTACATGGGAAGAAATTCAACAAATTTTGGATGATGCGATTGAATATGGAACTGCTTCAGCTTGTATTCCTGCTAGCTATGTAAAACAAGCAGCAGAGTATGTGAAAGGAAAATTACCGATTTGTACAGTCATTGGATTCCCTAATGGATATTCAACAACAAGCGTAAAAGTTTTCGAAACAAAAGATGCCATTGAAAATGGAGCAAGTGAAATCGATATGGTCATCAATATTACAGATGTAAAAAATAAACGCTTCGACTTAGTAGAAGAAGAAATTCGTCAAATTCATGAAGCTTGCCAAGGAAGAATCTTGAAAGTGATTGTGGAAATTTGTTTATTAACGACAGAAGAATTGATTGAATTATGTAACGTAGTGACTCGTGCAGGGGCAGAATATATTAAGACATCTACTGGATTTTCAACAGGTGGAGCTACATTTGAAGCTGTAGCATTAATGAAAGAACACGTAGGCCCTTCAGTGAAAATCAAAGCTGCAGGTGGAATTTCTAGCCTAGAAGATGCAGAAAAATTCATCTCATTAGGTGCTAGCCGTCTAGGCACAAGCCGTATCGTAAAAATTATTAAAAATCAAGCAGTTGAAGAGAATAGTTATTAG
- a CDS encoding class I SAM-dependent methyltransferase: protein MGKLFQNKVSKTMLMTLQAKALEGSQKNRLFIDQKAEEIMKQVPTMVNVSFFDRTGICLRTKYFDDCCKNFIKNHEHPVIIQLGCGLDDRQGRIGAEDIPFFSVDFLDVITLRQEFFEETATSQMIAESILEDKWIQIVKEQYPIGDYLFIIEGVLMYFNANDIKELAKKLEREFHQYECYFDTLQQQMMTIKNKQKEFKDQGVRMHWGLSSQEELYELFGKHAKIMKIDYTMAQYPNRWKVAHRIVSFIPFIQKAAILIQIGINR, encoded by the coding sequence ATGGGAAAATTATTTCAAAATAAAGTATCTAAAACAATGCTTATGACACTACAAGCAAAAGCGTTAGAAGGAAGTCAAAAAAATCGATTATTTATTGATCAAAAAGCCGAAGAAATAATGAAGCAAGTTCCAACAATGGTAAATGTTTCTTTTTTTGATCGAACCGGGATTTGTTTAAGAACGAAATATTTTGATGATTGTTGCAAAAATTTTATTAAGAATCATGAACATCCAGTCATCATTCAATTAGGCTGTGGTTTAGATGATAGACAAGGAAGAATTGGCGCAGAAGACATTCCATTTTTCAGTGTAGACTTTTTGGATGTTATTACATTAAGACAAGAGTTTTTTGAAGAAACAGCTACTTCACAGATGATTGCTGAATCGATATTAGAGGATAAATGGATTCAAATTGTTAAAGAACAATATCCAATAGGAGATTACTTATTCATTATTGAAGGTGTGTTGATGTATTTTAATGCAAATGATATAAAGGAATTAGCGAAAAAATTAGAAAGAGAATTTCATCAATATGAATGTTATTTTGATACGTTACAACAACAAATGATGACTATTAAAAATAAACAAAAAGAATTTAAAGATCAGGGGGTGCGAATGCATTGGGGACTATCTTCTCAAGAAGAGTTGTATGAATTATTTGGAAAGCATGCAAAAATAATGAAAATCGACTACACAATGGCACAATATCCAAATCGATGGAAAGTAGCACATCGTATCGTTTCATTTATCCCATTTATCCAAAAAGCCGCAATTTTAATCCAGATTGGAATTAATAGATAG